Part of the Corynebacterium canis genome is shown below.
TGCTCCGCCAGCACCGCCACCAACCGGGACACGCCGATGCCATAGGAACCCATCGTGGGCACCGAACGCTTGCCCTGCTCATCCAGAATCTGCACGTCAAAGGCCTCGGTGTACTTGCGGCCCAATTGGAAAATATGCCCAATCTCAATGCCGCGTTCCAATGTCAGCACCCCTTGCCCGTCGGGCGCGGGATCGCCGTCCCGCACCTCTGCGGCTTCGATCACACCGTCGATCTGGAAATCGCGGCCGGCGACTAACCCAACAACGTGGCGCTGCCGGGCGTCGGCACCCGTGATCCACGCGGTACCCTTAGCCACCCGCGGATCGGCCAGGACACGCACCCCATTCGCACCCAAGCCAACTGGGCCGACATAGCCCTTGACCAGGAACGAACTCTTAGCAAAGTCCTCATCCGAGCACAGCTCCACGGTGGCGGGCTCCACATTCGCCTCAAGCCGCTTCATATCCACCTCACGGTCGCCGGGCACCAACACACCCAACAACTCCGGCTCCCCACCCGGCTGGGTCAGCTTAAGCATCAAACACTTGAGCGTGTCGGAAGCCTGTACCTCGCGGCCGTCGATAGTAATGCCCGCGCTACGCGCCCACGCGACCAACGTTTCAATCGTCTCGGAATCGGGCGTCTCATGCACCACCGCCTCCGGCAATCCTTCGATCTCACGTTCGGCGGCGGGCGGGGTCACCACCGCCTCCACATTCGCGGCGTAATCCCCTTCCGTGGCGCGCACAAAGGTATCCTCGCCGGAAGGCGAAACGGCCAAAAATTCCTCCGAAGCCGAACCGCCCATCGCGCCGGAAGTCGCCTTACAGATCACATATTCGACACCAAGGCGATCGAAAATACGCTCGTACGCGCGGCGATGCGCCTGGTAAGAATCATCCAAACCCGCGTCCGACATATCGAAGGAATACGAATCCTTCATCACGAACTCCCGGCCCCGCAAAATGCCCGCGCGAGGGCGCTCCTCGTCGCGATACTTCGTCTGCACCTGATACAGCGTGACGGGGAAATCCTTATACGACGAATACAGATCCTTCACCGCCAATGTGAACATCTCTTCGTGCGTGGGGCCGAGGAGATAATCCGCATCCTTGCGATCCTT
Proteins encoded:
- a CDS encoding proline--tRNA ligase — translated: MITRMSTLFLRTLREDPADAEVPSHKLLVRAGYIRRVAPGVYSWLPLGLKVLRNIERVVREEMDAIGAQEIAFPALLPREPYEATNRWTEYGAGLFRLKDRKDADYLLGPTHEEMFTLAVKDLYSSYKDFPVTLYQVQTKYRDEERPRAGILRGREFVMKDSYSFDMSDAGLDDSYQAHRRAYERIFDRLGVEYVICKATSGAMGGSASEEFLAVSPSGEDTFVRATEGDYAANVEAVVTPPAAEREIEGLPEAVVHETPDSETIETLVAWARSAGITIDGREVQASDTLKCLMLKLTQPGGEPELLGVLVPGDREVDMKRLEANVEPATVELCSDEDFAKSSFLVKGYVGPVGLGANGVRVLADPRVAKGTAWITGADARQRHVVGLVAGRDFQIDGVIEAAEVRDGDPAPDGQGVLTLERGIEIGHIFQLGRKYTEAFDVQILDEQGKRSVPTMGSYGIGVSRLVAVLAEQRHDEKGLNWPVEVAPFQVHVVVANKDAAAAEAAEALAQQLSDAGVEVLFDDRPKVSPGVKFKDSELLGMPYVVVLGRSFQDGKVEFRERGGDTTEIDFEGAAERIVEILR